The Actinomycetota bacterium genome has a segment encoding these proteins:
- a CDS encoding bifunctional glycosyltransferase family 2 protein/CDP-glycerol:glycerophosphate glycerophosphotransferase, with product MAFFSIIVPVYNVQSYIRACLESVIDQNFDDFEIVVVDDCTPDHSGQIVDEMSSQDSRIRPLHLEANVGLGMARNAGVAAATGEYILFLDGDDTFAPGSLKAVADKLRINDLPEVLIYNYSRVWWDGRQAVSWGAELLANLSVGVFRPQEHRRLFNLLPIACNKAYRREFLQQLDVHFQAGLYEDISYTYAVLLNARTAVSLNRVVLLYRQRRSGNILGTTSPKHFDVFTQYDRVFAEADRIAISAGMRRHLFDIMVNHYVIILQHAGRLAKSDRRRFFAQASVSVERHTSQSDGDHTQNRPSNIRSRLFRRNSYSSFAMYSWVDRRRAPTRRFVGRIYWPLRRAVRKVRAVGRLYYVFARMRPIDSNLVVFSEYWGSGFGCNPKAIFDALPVVAPHLKAVWIMEKDKTDRLPAGVAHVAPNSLKQWVVLARAKYFVNNVNFPGGFVKRPGQLMIQTMHGTPLKHCGLDVMGHDVASNAIDPNRVAPRKANRVVAPDAARSRQEFVDLLRRSDNWDFAVSSNSYSTEMWGHAYPCSYDWLEYGYPRNDVLVNAGPADVQASRARLGVRPEQQVVLYAPTYRDVEGDTSLRIDFADLIEHVSEDFVFIVRAHHTTSLGPRINDLVASGRVIDGSALLSIIDCYLASDLLITDYSSVMFDFAVLNRPIVIFADDWEAYQEARGTYFDLLASPPGAVAVNQAELVKVFVNREFEDRDNQERLAEFRTRFCSFDDGQAARRIIEQVMLAR from the coding sequence ATGGCGTTCTTCTCCATCATCGTTCCCGTGTATAACGTGCAGTCGTACATCCGTGCCTGCCTGGAATCGGTGATCGATCAGAATTTCGACGACTTTGAAATTGTGGTCGTTGATGACTGCACTCCAGATCACAGCGGGCAGATCGTCGATGAGATGTCGAGCCAGGATTCGCGCATTCGGCCATTGCACTTGGAAGCCAATGTCGGCTTGGGTATGGCGAGAAATGCAGGCGTGGCCGCAGCTACAGGTGAGTACATCCTGTTCCTTGATGGAGATGACACCTTCGCTCCGGGCTCATTGAAGGCCGTCGCTGACAAACTGCGCATCAATGATCTGCCGGAGGTATTGATCTACAACTACTCACGCGTGTGGTGGGATGGTCGACAGGCAGTCAGTTGGGGTGCCGAACTACTCGCGAATCTCTCGGTCGGCGTGTTTCGACCGCAAGAGCACAGAAGACTGTTCAATCTGCTTCCCATTGCGTGCAATAAGGCCTATCGACGCGAGTTTCTGCAGCAGTTGGATGTGCATTTTCAAGCTGGTCTCTACGAGGATATTTCCTATACCTACGCGGTCCTGTTGAATGCCCGTACTGCTGTCTCACTCAATCGGGTCGTCTTGCTGTATCGCCAACGTCGCTCGGGCAACATTCTTGGTACGACCAGTCCGAAGCATTTCGATGTCTTCACGCAGTACGACCGTGTGTTCGCCGAGGCTGATCGAATCGCGATCAGCGCGGGAATGCGCAGACATCTATTTGACATCATGGTCAATCACTACGTGATTATCCTGCAACACGCAGGCCGGCTGGCGAAGTCAGATCGCCGCCGCTTCTTTGCACAGGCTTCAGTTTCTGTGGAGCGACATACGTCTCAGTCCGACGGCGATCACACTCAGAACCGTCCGAGCAATATTAGGTCGCGACTGTTCAGACGAAATTCCTATTCCTCCTTTGCCATGTACAGCTGGGTTGATCGGAGGCGCGCGCCAACTCGCCGATTCGTTGGACGCATTTACTGGCCTTTGCGGCGCGCGGTGCGCAAGGTGCGAGCTGTCGGACGTCTGTATTACGTGTTCGCCCGGATGAGACCAATCGATTCCAATCTCGTGGTGTTCTCGGAGTATTGGGGCAGCGGATTTGGCTGCAACCCGAAGGCAATCTTTGATGCGCTGCCGGTCGTGGCTCCTCATCTCAAAGCTGTTTGGATCATGGAGAAGGACAAGACCGATCGCCTGCCGGCGGGCGTTGCGCATGTTGCGCCCAACTCCTTGAAGCAGTGGGTTGTGCTGGCTCGCGCGAAATACTTCGTCAACAACGTGAACTTCCCGGGTGGATTCGTCAAGCGTCCCGGTCAACTTATGATCCAAACCATGCATGGCACTCCACTCAAGCACTGTGGACTTGATGTGATGGGGCACGACGTGGCAAGCAATGCCATCGATCCCAACAGAGTGGCGCCGCGCAAGGCAAATCGCGTCGTAGCGCCAGATGCAGCGCGCAGCCGGCAGGAGTTCGTTGATCTGCTTCGTCGCAGCGACAACTGGGATTTTGCCGTGAGTTCCAACTCCTACTCCACTGAGATGTGGGGGCACGCCTACCCATGTTCGTACGACTGGCTTGAATATGGCTATCCACGCAATGACGTGCTGGTCAACGCAGGTCCTGCCGATGTGCAGGCAAGTCGCGCGCGTCTTGGCGTGCGCCCCGAGCAGCAAGTGGTCTTATACGCGCCCACCTACCGCGACGTTGAAGGCGATACTTCGCTGCGCATCGACTTCGCCGATCTGATTGAACATGTCTCAGAGGATTTCGTCTTCATCGTTCGGGCGCACCACACCACGAGTTTGGGCCCGCGCATCAACGATCTCGTTGCCTCTGGGCGGGTCATCGACGGATCTGCGTTGCTGTCAATCATTGATTGCTACTTGGCATCCGATCTGCTGATCACAGATTATTCGAGCGTGATGTTCGATTTCGCTGTGCTCAATCGCCCGATCGTCATCTTCGCCGATGACTGGGAGGCGTACCAGGAGGCTCGAGGGACCTACTTCGACCTGCTTGCAAGCCCGCCAGGCGCTGTCGCTGTGAATCAGGCTGAGTTGGTCAAGGTCTTTGTCAATCGCGAGTTTGAAGATCGCGACAATCAGGAGCGACTAGCAGAATTTCGTACCAGGTTCTGCAGTTTCGATGACGGTCAAGCAGCTCGTCGAATCATTGAGCAAGTAATGCTGGCGCGCTGA
- a CDS encoding MFS transporter, whose product MNRWTVLAVLSGALALISLDNTIVNVALPRLQQDLEATTAQLQWVVDAYSVMFAGSLLIAGSLGDRFGRRRMLVIGLMIFIAGSTAAVFAVNASQLTICRAVMGIGGACIMPSTLSVLVQVFPDRTERARAIGIWAAVAGVGVAIGPILGGVLLEHFDWQAIFLVNPPIALALLVAVVIFVPESRDPERPRLDLIGAALSAVGLVALVVTIIELPDAGLSAFTVSSGVLAIAALLGFVWWERRAPRPMLPMEFFSHRLFSTAIVIVGIVYFALMGAMFFLPQFLQLVQGMTPLQSGIAMLPGALGLLLASVLSPRLAERFGSRRVVVTGMSIVVVGLLGFSSLSSTTAYAFIGCVFGLMGIGLGLTLPQATNGVLASVPTQRSGMGSAVNDAVAELGGSFGVAILGATMSLTYRQHIEGEIVAAGDRINLVPEFAVHAARESLAAASIASGQIPSSVAKVYSEVAGDAFVSGMTWAMTIGALIAACGVVIAWRFFPARVEIAEE is encoded by the coding sequence GTGAACCGATGGACCGTTCTTGCGGTGCTCTCTGGCGCTCTCGCGCTGATTTCGCTGGACAACACCATCGTCAATGTTGCGCTGCCCAGACTGCAGCAGGATCTCGAGGCCACAACTGCACAACTTCAGTGGGTTGTTGATGCCTACTCTGTGATGTTCGCTGGAAGCCTGCTGATTGCCGGCTCTCTGGGCGACCGATTTGGTAGAAGGCGAATGCTCGTCATTGGTCTGATGATCTTCATTGCCGGATCGACCGCTGCGGTGTTTGCGGTCAATGCCTCTCAGTTGACCATCTGCCGAGCAGTGATGGGCATTGGTGGCGCGTGCATCATGCCGTCAACATTGAGCGTCTTGGTTCAAGTCTTTCCCGATCGCACAGAGCGAGCCAGAGCCATTGGCATCTGGGCCGCCGTGGCCGGAGTCGGGGTTGCCATCGGTCCGATTCTCGGCGGAGTGCTGCTCGAGCATTTCGATTGGCAGGCGATATTCCTCGTGAATCCGCCTATTGCTCTTGCCTTGCTTGTCGCGGTTGTCATCTTCGTGCCTGAATCGCGCGATCCAGAGCGTCCCCGCTTGGATCTCATCGGTGCTGCGCTCTCGGCTGTGGGCTTGGTGGCTCTGGTGGTCACGATCATCGAACTGCCCGATGCGGGACTGAGTGCGTTCACCGTCAGCTCAGGGGTCCTTGCCATTGCGGCACTGCTTGGCTTCGTGTGGTGGGAACGCCGAGCGCCGCGGCCCATGCTGCCCATGGAGTTCTTCTCGCACCGCCTGTTTTCAACTGCAATTGTGATTGTCGGCATCGTGTACTTCGCGCTGATGGGCGCGATGTTCTTCCTGCCGCAGTTCCTTCAGTTGGTTCAGGGCATGACCCCCTTGCAATCAGGCATTGCAATGTTGCCTGGCGCCCTGGGCTTGCTGCTGGCTTCTGTCCTGAGCCCACGCCTGGCCGAGCGATTCGGTTCTCGGCGAGTTGTGGTGACCGGCATGTCGATCGTCGTTGTCGGCCTACTCGGTTTCAGTTCGTTGAGTTCCACGACTGCGTACGCATTCATCGGATGTGTGTTCGGGCTTATGGGCATCGGGCTCGGCTTGACCCTGCCGCAGGCGACCAATGGCGTTCTGGCCTCCGTTCCGACTCAACGATCAGGGATGGGCTCTGCCGTCAACGATGCTGTGGCTGAACTCGGCGGCTCCTTTGGTGTGGCGATTCTCGGTGCAACGATGTCGCTTACCTATCGACAGCACATTGAAGGCGAGATTGTCGCCGCAGGAGATCGCATCAATCTGGTACCGGAGTTTGCAGTGCACGCTGCGCGCGAGTCCTTGGCCGCTGCCTCGATAGCCTCGGGCCAGATCCCATCAAGTGTCGCCAAGGTCTATAGCGAGGTGGCTGGCGACGCCTTCGTGTCGGGAATGACTTGGGCGATGACGATCGGCGCCTTGATCGCCGCCTGCGGTGTAGTCATTGCATGGCGCTTCTTTCCGGCCCGCGTGGAGATTGCTGAGGAGTAG
- a CDS encoding ABC transporter ATP-binding protein, which yields MGEPIPQIAHRSISDEVAITVADLDVTYRTTIEKRPTLKQAVVRFGRGKRSVRTVEALKDVSFEVKRGTVLGIIGHNGAGKSTLMRTVAGIVPPSRGKVEVVGRTSTLLSLGVGFNRQLTGRENVILGGLAAGLTKDELEARYERIAEFADIGDFIEMPMRSYSSGMAARLAFSVAVHLDPDILLIDEALSTGDAVFKEKATERMQQLVDNSSTMLLISHALRTIINMSTDCIWLDHGKLMMRGNPEEVVDAYTEYMHVKKTSAVLNDM from the coding sequence ATGGGCGAACCCATTCCGCAAATTGCGCATCGTTCGATTTCCGACGAGGTAGCGATCACCGTCGCAGATCTTGATGTCACCTATCGCACCACGATCGAAAAACGCCCCACTCTGAAGCAGGCCGTCGTGCGCTTTGGGCGAGGCAAGCGATCAGTACGCACCGTTGAAGCGCTCAAAGATGTCTCCTTTGAGGTCAAGCGCGGGACAGTGTTGGGCATCATCGGTCACAACGGCGCAGGCAAGAGCACGCTCATGCGCACTGTGGCCGGAATCGTGCCGCCCTCGCGCGGCAAAGTCGAAGTAGTCGGTCGCACCAGCACTTTGCTCTCGCTCGGCGTTGGATTCAATCGCCAACTGACTGGTCGCGAGAACGTGATCCTTGGTGGACTTGCAGCGGGCCTGACCAAAGATGAGCTTGAGGCTCGCTACGAGCGCATCGCGGAGTTCGCCGACATTGGTGACTTCATCGAGATGCCGATGCGATCGTATTCATCAGGCATGGCAGCCCGACTCGCATTCAGTGTTGCGGTGCATCTTGACCCAGACATTCTTCTGATCGACGAAGCTCTTTCCACCGGTGATGCCGTGTTCAAGGAGAAGGCAACTGAGCGCATGCAGCAGTTGGTAGACAACTCCAGCACCATGCTGCTGATCTCGCATGCACTGCGCACAATCATCAACATGAGCACTGACTGCATCTGGCTTGATCACGGAAAATTAATGATGCGCGGCAATCCCGAAGAGGTTGTCGATGCATACACCGAGTACATGCACGTGAAGAAGACATCGGCCGTTCTCAACGACATGTAG
- a CDS encoding MFS transporter: MATGTFVSLALPNYRKFFAGQAVSLTGTWIQSVAMAWLILEISGSATSIGLAVAFQFLPVLVFGPYGGVLVDRFRKRKLLLITQSLAGLQAALLAVLVLTKHASIGLVLALSLMLGFIYVLDMPARQAFVREMVPPELVRNAVSLNSVVINGARIVGPAVAGVMIATIGLGWCFAVNAASFVAVIAAYASMKGELLLPSEQVDRAPGQLREGLRYVWRTPDLRVPLIMMSVVGMLAYEFQVVLPAFTSETFHGDAFSFGVISAAMGVGAVIGGLISATRQSSGIKAIAMASAVFGLSILVTALMPSVIWAAIAMVPVGAASIWFTSAGNSAVQLHTDPQMRGRVMSLWTVAFIGSTPIGAPIVGWIAETAGPRWALGVGAAAALGAGLYGARWAARMHRLPAVAPAV, encoded by the coding sequence ATGGCTACTGGCACCTTTGTTTCGTTGGCGCTGCCCAACTACCGGAAGTTCTTTGCCGGTCAGGCAGTTTCGCTCACCGGAACCTGGATCCAGTCCGTTGCCATGGCCTGGCTCATTCTGGAGATCTCCGGTTCGGCCACATCCATCGGTTTGGCCGTCGCCTTCCAATTTCTGCCGGTGCTCGTCTTCGGTCCCTATGGCGGAGTGCTGGTTGATCGATTCAGGAAGCGCAAGCTGCTGCTCATCACGCAGTCCTTGGCCGGCCTGCAGGCTGCGCTGCTCGCCGTTCTTGTGCTGACCAAGCACGCTTCCATCGGGCTGGTGTTGGCGCTGTCCTTGATGCTCGGCTTCATCTACGTGCTCGACATGCCCGCGCGTCAGGCCTTCGTTCGCGAGATGGTTCCACCAGAGCTCGTGCGCAATGCAGTGAGCTTGAACTCTGTAGTCATCAATGGAGCGCGCATTGTTGGCCCGGCGGTCGCTGGCGTCATGATCGCGACGATTGGCCTGGGCTGGTGCTTCGCAGTCAATGCCGCGAGTTTCGTGGCCGTGATTGCCGCCTATGCATCGATGAAGGGCGAACTGCTCCTTCCGAGCGAGCAAGTCGATCGTGCCCCTGGGCAGCTTCGCGAAGGATTGCGCTATGTCTGGCGTACCCCGGATCTGCGCGTCCCGCTGATCATGATGTCGGTAGTAGGCATGCTCGCCTATGAGTTCCAGGTCGTCCTACCAGCATTTACATCAGAGACCTTTCACGGGGATGCATTCAGCTTTGGTGTGATCTCAGCGGCAATGGGAGTTGGCGCAGTCATCGGTGGACTCATCAGTGCCACTCGTCAAAGCAGTGGCATCAAGGCGATTGCCATGGCTTCCGCAGTATTTGGACTTTCCATCCTGGTCACCGCACTGATGCCAAGCGTTATTTGGGCGGCGATCGCCATGGTCCCCGTGGGTGCTGCCAGCATCTGGTTCACGTCGGCCGGAAACAGCGCGGTGCAGCTGCATACAGATCCACAAATGCGCGGACGAGTGATGTCGCTTTGGACGGTGGCGTTCATCGGGAGCACGCCGATCGGCGCTCCAATCGTGGGCTGGATCGCTGAGACCGCTGGTCCGAGATGGGCGCTCGGTGTTGGAGCTGCTGCCGCCTTGGGCGCCGGCTTGTACGGTGCGCGCTGGGCGGCTCGGATGCATCGACTGCCCGCCGTCGCACCTGCGGTGTAG
- a CDS encoding sulfatase — protein MTEVHGRKRVEVTTAALTTVGVIIAVFALLMVVLSNSARAGEVLPGDAPTTPGASDSPAPTPTDQPIAEGSLSQIKNVVLLLADDLDWTAFNQIPRLAALKSAGTTLTNFVVTDSLCCPSRTSFMRSQFVHNHRVISNVLVTGGGWPKFYARDLQNDCLPTWLQKAGVNTSLFGKYLNGFPIDAPTETYIPPGWDYFESSISKNQAYQGVNYTLNVNGTLQKYGSAPNDFLNDVLTLDAAQHLSTLQSPFFMEFATYNPHTPFPIAPQNAQTHLTDVLPRVPSFNAKGTDEVSWLRDLPSLTSTRIENLDDLWRKRLRSAESVADSYEALRSQLKASGHLEDTLIIVTSDNGYHVGVHRLATGKQTAFREDAVVPAVLIGPGIAPGATISKTTSMVDLGPTISEIFRAPTPSFVDGRSLMPLLSYQTDVPWRTATLTESLAHTQPGDPDYSRIEPPNFHALRSEQWLYIEYTNQEIELYNLVADPYEINNVARTTNPAILAQLHAQLEEMKHCTGESCRTADNMPNGSLSAPALLAQ, from the coding sequence TTGACCGAGGTTCACGGCCGAAAGCGAGTCGAGGTCACGACAGCAGCTCTCACCACCGTCGGTGTGATCATCGCGGTCTTTGCCTTGCTGATGGTTGTCCTCTCGAACTCGGCAAGAGCAGGCGAAGTGCTGCCCGGTGATGCCCCGACAACGCCTGGCGCTTCAGATTCGCCAGCGCCAACGCCCACCGACCAACCAATAGCCGAAGGTTCGCTCTCTCAGATCAAGAATGTGGTCTTGCTGCTGGCCGATGACTTGGATTGGACGGCCTTCAATCAAATTCCACGACTGGCTGCGTTGAAGAGCGCTGGCACCACGCTGACCAACTTTGTCGTGACCGACTCCCTGTGCTGCCCCTCACGCACCTCCTTCATGCGCAGCCAATTCGTGCACAACCACCGCGTCATCTCCAATGTGCTGGTGACAGGTGGAGGCTGGCCGAAGTTCTACGCTCGCGACCTTCAAAATGACTGCCTGCCAACTTGGCTGCAGAAGGCGGGAGTCAACACTTCGCTTTTCGGCAAGTACCTCAACGGCTTTCCAATTGACGCGCCAACGGAGACGTACATTCCGCCGGGCTGGGATTACTTCGAATCCTCCATTTCCAAGAACCAGGCCTACCAGGGTGTCAACTACACATTGAACGTGAATGGGACCCTGCAGAAGTACGGTTCTGCGCCAAATGACTTCCTGAACGACGTGCTCACTTTGGACGCCGCACAGCATCTCTCTACACTGCAGTCGCCATTCTTCATGGAGTTTGCGACGTACAACCCACATACGCCATTCCCCATCGCACCACAGAACGCGCAGACTCACCTGACCGACGTGCTGCCTCGGGTGCCTTCGTTCAACGCCAAGGGTACTGACGAGGTGAGTTGGCTGCGCGACTTGCCGTCTCTAACGTCAACGCGCATCGAGAACCTCGACGACCTGTGGCGCAAGCGTCTGCGCTCCGCTGAGTCTGTCGCGGATTCATACGAAGCACTTCGCTCGCAGCTCAAGGCTTCCGGGCATTTGGAAGACACCCTCATCATCGTGACTTCCGACAATGGCTATCACGTTGGAGTGCACCGACTCGCAACCGGAAAGCAAACCGCGTTCCGCGAAGATGCCGTGGTTCCAGCAGTGCTGATCGGCCCGGGCATCGCACCGGGCGCAACCATCAGCAAGACCACATCGATGGTGGATCTTGGGCCCACGATCAGCGAGATCTTCCGTGCTCCAACACCGAGTTTTGTTGACGGACGCAGCCTGATGCCACTTCTGAGTTATCAGACCGATGTGCCATGGCGTACTGCCACGCTCACTGAAAGCCTCGCTCACACTCAACCCGGTGACCCCGACTATTCACGCATCGAGCCACCCAACTTCCACGCGCTGCGCAGCGAGCAGTGGCTCTACATCGAGTACACAAATCAAGAGATTGAGCTCTACAATCTCGTGGCTGATCCGTATGAGATCAACAACGTCGCCCGCACGACAAACCCGGCAATCCTTGCGCAACTTCACGCACAGCTAGAGGAAATGAAGCATTGCACCGGAGAAAGCTGCCGAACAGCTGACAACATGCCTAACGGGTCTCTCAGCGCGCCAGCATTACTTGCTCAATGA
- a CDS encoding ABC transporter permease, which translates to MSELVEAQERPVHVYLPHRAGLPRLSTYFGTLWRRRHFAIELSRASMRAAHTNTFFGQFWLVISPALNAAVYFLLVNIIRGGNSGPDFFIHLLAGLFAFNFISATMTAGAESVVRGGSLVLNTAFPLLLLPWSSLRTAFFRFLPSLLILFAFFAYFDWFGPHPLACEKATGVCVDLNTVHFSVVQLMAIPAFALIFIFAAGLAALMAAVQVYFRDTTQFLPYATRIWLYLSPVLYYAEQMKPWMLKFEYFNPLYPLLGVWTDTLARGIMPPLTWWLGAAGWAFGTLLIGTLYFISREREFAVRI; encoded by the coding sequence ATGAGCGAGCTCGTGGAAGCCCAAGAGCGGCCCGTCCACGTCTATCTCCCTCATCGGGCAGGTTTGCCGCGCCTGAGCACCTATTTCGGCACTCTGTGGCGCCGACGCCACTTTGCTATCGAACTGTCCCGCGCCTCGATGCGAGCAGCGCACACCAATACCTTCTTTGGGCAGTTCTGGTTGGTCATCAGCCCCGCGCTCAACGCTGCCGTGTACTTCCTGCTGGTCAACATCATTCGTGGCGGAAACAGCGGACCAGACTTCTTCATCCACCTGCTCGCCGGACTCTTTGCTTTCAACTTCATCTCCGCGACCATGACCGCTGGCGCCGAATCTGTTGTGCGTGGTGGCAGTCTGGTGCTGAACACTGCCTTCCCATTGCTGCTGCTGCCGTGGTCTTCCCTTCGAACCGCGTTCTTCCGCTTCTTGCCATCATTGTTGATCCTGTTTGCATTCTTCGCGTACTTCGATTGGTTTGGACCCCATCCATTGGCCTGCGAGAAGGCCACCGGCGTCTGTGTCGATCTGAATACCGTGCATTTCAGCGTCGTGCAGTTGATGGCGATCCCGGCCTTCGCACTCATTTTCATCTTTGCCGCGGGCTTGGCAGCACTCATGGCAGCTGTGCAAGTCTATTTCCGCGACACAACGCAATTCCTGCCATATGCGACCCGAATCTGGCTCTACCTCTCGCCCGTCCTGTACTACGCCGAGCAGATGAAGCCGTGGATGTTGAAGTTTGAGTACTTCAATCCGCTGTACCCGCTGCTTGGCGTGTGGACTGACACTTTGGCCCGCGGGATCATGCCACCGCTGACCTGGTGGCTGGGCGCAGCTGGCTGGGCCTTTGGCACCTTGCTCATTGGCACCCTGTACTTCATCTCACGTGAACGAGAGTTTGCGGTGCGAATTTGA
- a CDS encoding sulfotransferase — protein sequence MNLGSDDCLNPVLVGGTGRSGSTILGQILGHHPELMLTDPPEIRFLANDHGVAEALTMATGSFRRRLRSKREARLCVDRSKTLWFWRAAKIGLHTSIGIEELDALGTAYLAEFGKDPVAASQTFTYAIMAKVARDANGRRWVDTTPANARISEQIEPIYPQSQVIAMIRDGRDVAASFVEQNFGPNEIFASLRQWEKRTLLIHKATLASAPGRCIIVDMLDLVDKQREASLQRICDFLNIPVDPGMKAWFDETVNAENAHVGRWRTQFDSQTTLEIDRVYEEMVEQLRGQGVQIPLVS from the coding sequence GTGAATTTGGGATCGGACGACTGCCTCAATCCAGTACTCGTTGGTGGCACCGGCCGCAGCGGATCAACCATTCTGGGGCAGATTCTGGGTCACCATCCTGAGTTGATGCTCACCGATCCTCCAGAGATCAGATTCCTGGCCAATGATCACGGGGTCGCCGAAGCCCTGACCATGGCAACTGGTTCATTTCGACGTCGCTTGCGCTCCAAGCGCGAGGCCAGGCTGTGTGTGGATCGCTCTAAGACTCTCTGGTTTTGGCGCGCTGCGAAGATCGGCTTGCATACCTCCATCGGCATCGAAGAGCTCGATGCGCTCGGTACGGCCTATCTCGCTGAATTCGGCAAGGATCCAGTGGCTGCATCGCAGACATTCACCTACGCGATCATGGCCAAGGTTGCCCGTGACGCAAACGGTCGCCGCTGGGTAGACACCACGCCAGCCAATGCCCGAATCTCGGAACAGATCGAGCCGATCTACCCACAATCGCAGGTCATTGCAATGATTCGCGACGGCCGCGATGTGGCTGCTTCATTTGTCGAGCAGAACTTTGGTCCAAATGAGATCTTCGCCTCCCTTCGGCAGTGGGAGAAGCGGACATTATTGATTCACAAGGCAACTCTGGCCAGCGCGCCAGGGCGCTGCATCATCGTGGACATGCTGGATCTGGTCGACAAACAGCGAGAGGCGAGCCTGCAGCGCATCTGCGATTTCCTCAATATTCCGGTCGATCCAGGCATGAAGGCCTGGTTCGACGAAACGGTAAATGCTGAAAATGCCCATGTCGGACGCTGGCGCACTCAATTCGACTCCCAAACCACGCTCGAGATCGATCGCGTCTATGAGGAAATGGTCGAACAGCTGCGCGGTCAGGGAGTCCAGATTCCCCTTGTCTCATAG
- a CDS encoding MFS transporter encodes MSQAQDHGHPRRWWVLVVLCVVLVTVTMQVSILNTALPTLVHELGASDSQLQWIVDSYIVVLAGLLLTGAAIGDRYGRKKTLIAGLTITLLTTSGAALATDPIQLIIWRGFMGVGAALTLPATLSILVDVFREAMERRKAIAYWSLMNAIGSFIGPITGGLLLAWFSWQACFLVNLPLLAATIVLCIVMVPDSHDPDAARFDLLGALLSTIALGSLIWAVIEGPSHGWTSVPILCGFALGVGASLLFVIWENHTPTPMFEMSLLRSPQLSAAALTLTIAFIAMSGAMFLATISLQLVKGYSPLQAAIATSGPIVVVNLIVVPRAPWIMQRFGLRRTIAFGTAMTGVAALAITSTSTTSAYWMLGLGFALMAVAFSVFMPASTEAMMTAVPPERSGGASALNQITRQSGQALGIALLGGIATVGFQARFSDSAPALEDVSTDAVSHAGASLSAAVHLADSLPPALRGPLMDVAGSSYIFGMRLALVVAAMLAFAGAAYAVKAIPSRITHHEDIPHARTEVEDVATER; translated from the coding sequence ATGTCTCAAGCCCAAGACCATGGGCATCCACGTCGCTGGTGGGTCCTTGTCGTCCTTTGCGTAGTGCTGGTGACGGTCACGATGCAGGTGTCGATTCTGAACACCGCTTTGCCGACTCTGGTTCATGAACTTGGTGCGAGCGACTCACAATTGCAATGGATTGTCGACTCATACATCGTGGTCTTGGCCGGACTGCTGCTGACAGGCGCGGCCATTGGCGATAGGTATGGCCGCAAGAAGACCCTCATCGCTGGATTGACCATCACCTTGTTGACCACATCCGGAGCGGCGCTGGCCACCGACCCAATCCAGCTGATCATCTGGCGTGGATTCATGGGAGTCGGCGCGGCACTGACTCTGCCGGCGACTCTCTCCATTCTGGTGGACGTATTCCGCGAGGCCATGGAGCGCCGCAAGGCGATTGCCTATTGGTCGTTGATGAATGCCATCGGCTCGTTCATCGGCCCGATCACCGGAGGCCTGCTCTTGGCCTGGTTCAGTTGGCAAGCCTGTTTCCTGGTCAATCTGCCACTCCTCGCAGCGACGATTGTCCTGTGCATCGTCATGGTTCCTGATTCGCACGACCCAGATGCCGCCAGGTTCGATCTCCTCGGCGCTCTGCTTTCGACCATCGCGCTGGGCTCGCTCATTTGGGCGGTGATTGAAGGCCCAAGCCATGGCTGGACGAGTGTGCCGATCCTGTGTGGGTTCGCCCTTGGCGTTGGCGCCAGCCTGCTCTTCGTCATCTGGGAGAACCACACGCCAACCCCAATGTTCGAGATGTCCCTGCTGAGGAGTCCGCAACTGAGCGCGGCTGCATTGACTCTCACTATCGCCTTCATTGCGATGTCGGGTGCGATGTTCCTGGCTACCATCTCATTGCAATTGGTCAAGGGCTATTCGCCGCTACAGGCGGCCATCGCCACCTCAGGGCCTATCGTCGTGGTGAACCTCATCGTTGTGCCGCGCGCTCCATGGATCATGCAGCGATTTGGTCTTCGCAGGACCATTGCATTCGGCACAGCGATGACCGGTGTTGCTGCATTGGCGATCACGTCCACTTCAACGACCTCCGCCTATTGGATGCTCGGTCTCGGCTTCGCACTGATGGCCGTTGCGTTCAGCGTGTTCATGCCAGCCAGCACTGAGGCGATGATGACCGCAGTGCCGCCCGAGCGATCGGGCGGAGCTTCCGCGTTGAACCAGATCACGAGGCAATCCGGGCAGGCACTTGGCATCGCGCTGCTGGGTGGCATTGCCACCGTCGGATTCCAAGCTCGATTCAGCGACAGCGCACCCGCGCTTGAGGATGTCTCTACTGATGCTGTCTCGCACGCCGGAGCTTCGCTATCCGCTGCTGTTCATCTGGCGGATTCACTTCCCCCGGCATTGCGGGGTCCGTTGATGGATGTCGCAGGCTCCTCGTACATCTTCGGCATGCGCCTTGCGCTCGTTGTCGCAGCGATGCTGGCCTTTGCGGGGGCGGCGTATGCGGTCAAAGCGATTCCTTCTCGAATAACGCACCATGAAGACATTCCGCACGCCCGCACTGAGGTCGAGGACGTCGCGACCGAACGCTGA